The Spirochaeta cellobiosiphila DSM 17781 nucleotide sequence TAGGCATTTCCTGTCTTGTGGTCAAGGATTGTCTGATCGTCATAATCACTGGTTCCATTAGCGTGGCGGGGCCATAGGATTTTACTGGGATCATAGGGTTCTCTTCTGACGAAGTTTTCTATTTCCTTTGCCATTTCTTTGGTTCCCCTGACATAGGTGAAGATATAGTTTGAAGATCTTACTGAGTCTATGTACATATCTAGGTAGTCGCCATCTTGAACGAAGATTAAGTTGTAGGGGGTGGAATTATTATGTAATTTATCATACTCAGCTTGTAGATAATGTAAATTACTGACATGCTCAGAAAATACACTAAATGTATATGTATTCTTTGCTACATTATTTTTATCTAATAGTAAATCTATTCCAGCTCTATAAGAAAATGAACTAAACTCAATATGTTTATTGTCAATGAAAAAAGAGAGAGGTGTATAATAATTGTACCAAGGTTTTGGTGTTGAACCTGTCTCATTTCTATAAAATCTTTCAAACGTATCCCAATAAGGTGCATTTGTAATTATTGTTTCTTCAACTTTCTCCTGATTAAGAGTTAATATATCGATATTGTATTTCATTATCCAAAAAGATTCTTCTATTCTTCGTGGTAGATGATTGCAATCCAATTTTAATTCAAGATTACTAAGGCCAATTAGAAAACTACTGGGATTATCTTTAATAGTAGCTTGGAGCATAAATTTGTTTTTGTAGTCATCATAATAATAAAAGAAATCATTTTTTTATAGTAAACAATTTGTCCTTTATTTATTGTCATTACTTATCTTCTTCAGTTGTAACTTTTTCTTCACCAGTCGCTAAATAAGTTATTGATTGAGAAAAAAGCATTATTGTAAATAAAAAACTAAAGGTTAATGAAAATAA carries:
- a CDS encoding SH3 domain-containing protein, translated to MLQATIKDNPSSFLIGLSNLELKLDCNHLPRRIEESFWIMKYNIDILTLNQEKVEETIITNAPYWDTFERFYRNETGSTPKPWYNYYTPLSFFIDNKHIEFSSFSYRAGIDLLLDKNNVAKNTYTFSVFSEHVSNLHYLQAEYDKLHNNSTPYNLIFVQDGDYLDMYIDSVRSSNYIFTYVRGTKEMAKEIENFVRREPYDPSKILWPRHANGTSDYDDQTILDHKTGNAYLTLHDSTIRTEPDSSSDIVADIKKDDVVTILEKNNSITINDIQSNWLKVKTDTNQTGWVFGGDISLNDATSREEQERYEAEHAELLKVAQQYQEKLEQERKAEEEQKAIEQKAQALRDEEERLRQEAMDKLIDFDVFLYVTGGMLVFIILLIVVILILKSKKKNRKSK